The sequence AGCCTTTCGTGGCTGAGGCCGAGTTCGAGAGCTGCCACAGCTCGCGGGTCGCAGGCTGTCCCGGTCGCAGCGTCCGCCCAGCGGGCCACCAGGTCGAAGAGGTGGTCGGGCCGCCCGACGGCGAGGCACTGCTCGCCGAAGCGGATGACGACGTCGACCTGGTCGTCCACGGTCATCCCCTGGAGCCCGGCGGCCTCGTCGATCCAGTCCCTGAGGTCGTCGCGTACGCCGGGGAAGTTCTCCCAGAAGTACGTCCGTACCGCGTCGGCGTACGCCAGCTGCTCGAAGCGGAGCCGGCCGGCGGCGTCACGCTCGATCCCGAGGGCCGCCAGCCGCTCCCCGAAATCCGTCCGCGCGAGCTCGGTCGTTGCCTCCTCCTCGTGCCGCACCGTCTTCATGAGGCCGTGCCACGCCTCGTACACGGTGTCCGCGCGGAACTCCTCGAACACCGCGGCCGCGAGCAGCAGGGTCCGATCGGGCGTGGCGCGGAACGCGGTCACCTGCCGGCCCACCTCATCGGCCCGGTCGGTCACCGCGTGCATCGCCTGGTCCAGCCATCCCGCGAAGTCCGCACCGAACCGGCCGCTGTCCCGGGCGGCCCTCACCAGCGAAGCGAGCCGCGCCAGTTCCCACATGGGGGAGCGGTCGCACAGGTGCTGAAGCCCGGCGCTCCGCAGGTCCGAGGGGCGGAACTCCATCCGGGCCACGCGCAGGTGCCGGGTGACGACCGCGATACCCCGGGGCCGCCGCAGCTTCACCGTGTCGGGTTCGAGGTCCGGCGCATGGGCGTGGGCCATGCCCGACGGCAGGACGACCACCATGTGTGCGCCCGCCTGCTGGACGCGGGACCGGCGTACGGCAAGGCAGTGCCGGGCCTTGGCGTACGTCTCCTCGTCCGTGATTCCCGAGAGGTCGAGGAGGAACCGGTCGCCCTCGCCGGGAGCGTGCTCGTCCGTATCGGTGGCGGGCAGTTCCTCGAATCGTGCCTCGTCCCCGGCGGTGCCCCCGTCCTCCCCGAGCTCGTGCAGCAGCATGATCGCCGCGGCACGGCGGCCACTGCCGGGCGGTGCGTCCAGCAGCACCACCGACCCCGGCTTCTCCAGGCGGTCGGCGGCGGTGCGATATCCCCCCGGCGGGGCGAACCGGTCGGCCAGGCGCACTCGGTCCTCGCGGACAATGCGCAGGGACTCGATTCCCTTGCGGCGCATCCAGTCCGCGCCGGCGCCGTAGAAGATGTACTGGGGCCCCTCGCCGTTGTTGACCGGGCCGCGCGGATCATTGACCGTGACGCGTTCCTGCTCGGTCATCGCTCGTCGTCCGAACGCCGGCGCTCGCGCTCGAAGCGCTGGTGGACCGTACCGCTGTTGTCGCCCGCCGTGAACTGCACGCCGGTGTTGTCCCCCTCGAAGTGGGGTGCGTTGTATTGCGGTCCGCGACCGGTGTTCACCGGCCCCTGTGGCTCGTTGACGAAGGTGCCGAGGTCTCCGTTGAGGTTGCCGATACCGCCGCGTACGCGTTGTTCCATGTCGCGTGCCTGCATCCTGACGCGCCCGCGGTCCTTGGCCGACTTCTTGCGGGACTTCGCCTCCGCCCGCTCCCGTGCCGCACGGGCGTCCCGGTCCTCCTCGCCCAGCTCCGGCAGCAGCCGGGCGAGGGCGTCGCCGATCGCCGCCAGATCCGACTCGGCGTTTCGGTGGTCGAACCGCCTGTACTGGCAGTCCGCCAGCTCTCGCAGGTCCTCCGGGAGGACGGCGGGGTCGATCCGGGTGGCCTTTCCTACGAGCACGGGAATCACCAGGACTCCGCGGTCGAGCGCCGTCTCGATCTCGCGCCGGGTCCAGTCCTGCCGGGCCTCCAGTGCGGGGCGGCCGTCGGCACCGCGCACCTCCGCCCAGCGCGGCCCGATGACGGCGAGGAGCGCCTGGCACTCCTCCACGGCCTTGACCAGCTCCGCCGGGTAGCGGTGTCCGGGCTCGATGGAGTTGCTGGCGAAGAAGACCCGCTCGCGGCCGAACCGGCGGGCGAGTTCCCGGTCGATGAGAGTCGCCGCTGATTCCTCATCGCCTGTGCGGTAGTTGACGAAGACGTCGGGCATGAAGGTTCCCTTCTTGAGGTGAGGTGAGATGTGGGGGAGGTCCCCGGTCCGCCCGGGGCAAGAGGCCCGTGCGCATGACGGCATGACGCGTCCACGCGTGGCGTACGGGGGAGGAAGGTGCGCCGCCCCGCTCTCACTGATCGCTGGCGGGCCCGAGAGGCCGGAGCGCGGTGTGATGCGGTGGACGGGGATCAGGGGGTTGAGCAGAAGGGGGTGCCCGGCGGGCCGGGCAGCTTCCCTCGTGGTGTCGGCCGCCGGTACGGCCCGGTCGCGGAGCCGGTGTCAGTCCTGCGCGGGGGCGAGCACCCGGGCCAGCGCGGGCTGCAGATCGCGTACGGCCCGGCTGCTCCGGAACCGGTGGAGCTCCCGCGCGAGACGCCGGACGTCGCTGTTCACCGTGGCCGAGGGCACGGCCGGCATGACCCCGAGGAGTTCTCCGGCGATCGTGCACGCATGCTCGACCTCCCCGGAGGCCGCGTGGGCCAGGGACCTGCGGAAGCCGTACCGGGCACGGGTGCGCAGGGCGTGCGCAGGGAGACGGTGGCACTCCCGGTCGAGGATCTCGGCGGCGGCCTTCGGCCGGCCGAGATCGTGCAGGCACCAACCGGTCGTCATCGCCGCCGGATCGTTCACATGGGTGGTGCCGATCACGGGTCCCGCGCTGTCGCGGACGTCGTCACCCGCGAGCAGCTCCCGCGCCCTGTCGAGGCTGCGCAGGCAGTCGCGTTCCTCGCCGACGAGAGCGTGTCCCTGCGCCTCCCGCTGAGCCGCGAGTCCCCGGATGCGGGGCGGGAGGTCGTCGCGCTGCGCCCGGCGGGCCAGAGTGACGGTGGTCGCGGCGTCGCCGTCGTAGAGCGTGACCAGGGCGCGTCGCACGAGCGCGTACGAACCCAGGTACGGATCGCCCCCGGCGCGCGCCAGTTCGGCGGCCTCGCCGGTCCAGCCGAGCGCCGCGCCGGTGTCCCCGGCCTCCTGGGCCATCCAGCCGGTGAACTCCGCGAACCGCGAGGCGAGCAGGAGCGCGGGGGTGCGTGTGGCAGAGGGGCTGCCGGCGGCCAGCCCGGCGACCGTACGAGTCTGCGTCTCCAGGAGGGGAAGCAGCAGCTTCGGGGCGGTGGACTGGCCGAGTTGGCGAAGCTGGTCGAACTGCGCCCGGAAGGACAGAAGGAGAGGACCGGCGGCGGAGTGCGGCTGACCTCCGCCCTTGAGCCCGAGATCGATCAGCGACCCCGTGCCCGCCGCGAGGACCGCCCGGCGCCCGACCTGCCAGAGGCTCGGGGCAGGGGCTTCGGCCGTGTCCGGCGCGGAATCGGGGCGGGCGGCCAGGCGCTCCAGTTCGCCCTTCGCGCCGAGGAAGGCGTCGCATCGCCGGGCCAGTTCGGACGATGCCGTACGCCCGCCGCGCTCGACCTTGCTGAGGTGGCCCTTGTCGTAGTTGAGCGCCATGGCGAAGTCGGCCAGGGACAGCCCCGCCTCCTGCCGTAATCGGCGCAGTTCCGGGCCGAAGTGTGAAGGTGTGCTCGTCATCGGACTCCCCCTCGAACAGTGACCGTGAGAGCCGTGTGCCCTCACGGGGGACTTTCGTTCGACGTTCACCGGCGACGCGGAGACCGGCGGCGAACACCCTTGGTGAGGGGTTCGTTCCGCTCCGCATCCAAGAGCGAGTCTGGCACGAGGTGCGGTTCAGGGATCAAGATTTGGCAGGGTTGCCTGTTGCCTCTTCTGTCCGGCGAGGCGGGACGTGTCGCATGGCGAAGGCCCCTCCGCAGGAGTACCGCGCCCCCGCGGAGAGGCCGAACCGCTCACCTGTGTGGCGTCAGCAGACGCCGAGGTCCTCCCAGACGCCCCACTCGCCGGTGGTGCCGGGCTGGTCGCCCTGGACCCACCACTTGGCGCGCCAGGTGTGGCCGTTGTACGAGACGGTGTCGCCGCCGTTGTAGACGCGGCCGGCGTCCCAGGCCGCGGTGGCGCAGTCGCCCGGGTCGCCGTCGTCGCCGCCGCCGGGGTTCTCGCCGCCGCCGCCGATCTGGACGTCGATGCAGGCGTAGAACGCGTTGGCCGTGTCGGAGATGTTCCAGACGGCGAGGACCTTCTGGCGGCCGGAGAAGCTGCCGAAGTTCACGTGGTGGGTCTTGGTGGCGCCGGGCTGGGCGCCGTTGTCGTTGAACTCGGCGATCTTGGAGTTGCCGATGTAGTACTGCCAGGTGCTCGTGGCGTGGCGGGCCGTCAGGGTCCAGGAGAAGTCGGTCGAGCTGCCGACCGACGTGGCCTTCCAGCCCTTGTTGTCGTTGTCCAGCTCGGCGAACTGCGCGTTGCCGCCGCTGCAGCTCATGAGGCCCTTGGGGCCCTCGACGCTCTGCGGCTCGTACTTGATCTGGCCGCAGTCGACGACGCCCGAGGCGCACTGGGCCTGGCGGCTCGGCGGGTTGGAGACGTATCCGTGGGCACTGGCCGTGGCGGCCGGCAGGGCCACCGCGAGCAGGGGGGCGACTCCGGCACCGATCACGAGGGCCAGTCTTCGCTTCGCGTTCATGCCAACTCCTTCGCTGGGGACTGCCGCGGGGTGACGGCAGCGGTCGGACGCGCCCGCACCGGTGCGGCCTCGTGTGGGGAGTGCTGAACACGGTGAGGGCATGGGTGCGGCCGGTGGCGAGGGGGCGCCGCCCGCAGCCCTTCGCGCGCCGTCGGCCGCTTCCGCGACCGAGGCTCACCTTCAGGTCTAGACCATACTCATGGGCGTGTCCTCGTCAAGGGACTGCGCACCCAACTCCCCTGATCGCGACTCACGTTGCCGGGCGGGCCATGACGATTCGGGTGATCTCCACGCGCGACTTCGCGCCCAGCTTGCGATAGGCGCGGGTGAGCGCCGCCTCCACCGTCTTCACGCTGAGCGTCAGACCCGCCGCGATCTCCCGGTTCGTCGCGCCCTGCGCCACCCGCGTCACCACACTGCGCTCCGTCGAACTCAGCCGCTCCGGCCACGCGTTGCCCTCCAGGTGCGGGAACGACGCCTCCTCGCCCCGGTCCCGCTCCGTCCGTACACCCGCGACCCAGGCCCGCGCGCCCGCCGCCGTGAAGATGCGCAGCGCCTGGGCGAAGGCCGCGCGGGAAGCGCCCTCGTCACCGAGGCGGCGGCGGACGCGGCCGAGCGCCACATGGGCGCGGGCCTCCTCCAGGGGGTAGCCGGCCGCCCGCAGGCGCCCCGCCGCGTCCTCGTAGCCCGCGGCGGCCGCCCCGAGGCGACCGCGCTCCTCGGCGACCGTCGCCGCCGCCCGGTCCAGGGCGGCGAGGGTGCCGGTCCTGCCGAGCCGGGCGGCCTGGGCGCGGGCCCGGTCGCCGACCGACTCCGCCTCGTCCACCGCCCCGCTGCGGGCCAGCGCCTCGACGAGGTCGGCGTGCCAGCGGCGGGTCGCGGGGTCGCCCTGGCCCTGGGCGCTCTCCATCTCGGCGGTACGGCGCAGCAGCTGGGCGGCCTGCCCGTACTGGCCGCTGAACAGCCTGATCCGGCCCTCGGCGTGCAGCGCCCTGGGCAGGAACAGCCGGTCGTCGTCGTCCTCGCTGTGCCGCCTGGCCGCCTCCGCCGCCGCCAGGCCCTGGCTCAGGCTGCCGCCCGCGGTCTCGGCGAGGGCGACCGCGTACCAGGCGGGCCCCTGGCTCAGCCCCGCCCGTTCGGCGATCCGCAGGCTCTGACGGGCCATCGACAACCCCTGCCGGCAGCGCCCGCGCTGGATCTCCAGCTGGGCCAGGCCGATCAGGCACTGGCTCAGACAGTCCGCCGAACCGCGCTGACGCAGGGTGTACACGAGCGTCCGCAGCTCCGCCCGCGCCTCCTCCAGCTGGTCGTGCACCAGATGGAAGCGGTGCTTGAGATAGATCGGCCCGTTGTGGTGGCTCATCGCGTACGCGTCGTGGGGCGCGGCGAGTGCGGCGGTGAGCGTCGACTCCGCCTCGGGCAGGCCCAGGAAGAGTTCCAGGGCCGCCTGCTGGGTCAGCGCCAGCACCTCCGTGCGCCGGTCGCCCGCCCGCGCGGCGAGCCCGGCCGCCCGTGCGGCGTGGTCGCGCGCCCGCCGCGCCGAGCCGCCCACCATCCACGCGTGCCAGCTCATGCGGTAGTGCAGCGGGGCCAGCAGCCCGGGATCGCGCCCCGCGTCCCGTACCGCCTCGGGGAACACGTCCGCGACCTCCGACATCGCCTGGCCCGAGGAGTCCACCACCACGTTCCAGGCACGCACCCGGTCGGCGGGCCGGACCGCCTCCCGCAGCACCTCGTACGCCAGTTGCCGGGCGAAGCCGAAGTCGCCCGCGTCCAGCCCGTCCTCCGCGGCCGTGAGCCGGCGGCCGATGCCGGTGGGTGTCCCGTCGGCCGGGGTGTACTGCGCCGCGAGCCGCCCGAACCGGGCCGCCGTCCCCGGTGCGCCCCGGCGCCGGGCCGCGGCCGCCGCCTCGACCAGCCGGTCCGCCACCGCCGGGTCCGGGCCCGCCGTCAGCCGGGCGAGGTGATGGGCGCGCTCGACCGGGTCGTCGGCGGCCCCGGCCAGGGCGCGGTGCGCGTCCATCCGCAGCGCGTACGGGGCCCGCGCCGCCAGGACCAACGGCGTGAGCGGGTCGGGGAAGCCGAGCGTGCCGTGGTCCCGCGCCCGCAGCAGGCCGTGCCGTACGCAGGTGTCGACATCGGCGTCCGCGTACCGGCAGCCCGCCCGCCGCAGCAGCTCCACCGTCGGGCGGACGGCGGCGCTCGCGGTGAGCAGCATCTGCTGGGCCCGCGCCGGCAGCGCCTCCACCCGCTCCAGGAGCGGACGGCTCAGGGACTCGGGGACGGGCAGCGGCTCCGAGGAGTCGGGGAGGGGCGCGCCGGAGGAGACCGCCGCGTGGAGGGCGGCGGACAGTTCCAGGGCCGTACGGGGATTTCCCGCGCCGGCCTCGTGCAGGCGCGCGGTCAGCCGCGGCGGCCAGGGGCCCTCGCCGTGCGCGTCCAGCACTTCGGCGATCTCGCGGACGGTCAGGGGTTCGAGCGGCAGCGTACGGAGCGGCTGCGGGCACAGCTCCGGGGCCGTCGCACGGTCCGGCCGCGGGACCTCGTCGGACGGGGCGAGCGGCGTACGCAGGGCGGCGAGTACGGCGTACCCGGGCACGCTGCGGCGGGCGAGGAACAGCAGGACCCGGGCCGTCGGCTCGTCCAGCCACTGCGCGTCGTCGACGACCACCAGCAGGGGGCCGGTCCCGGCGAGCGCGGCCAGGACCTTGCGCACGGCGATGCGCAGGACCAGCGCGTCCCGGCCCGTGGTGGGGTCGGCTCCGGCGGGCGGCGTGCGGCGCAGGAGCGCGCCTTCGAGCAGGGCCCGTTCCTGGGCGGCCAGACCGGCCAGCGGGGCGTCGCCGGCCGTGGCCAGCAGGTCGATGAGGCCGAGGAAGGGGCTGTCCCGGTCGGACGAGGCCGGCGCACAGCGCAGGACGCGGTGCCCGCGCGCCGCGAACTCGTCGGCGAGTTGGGTCACCGTCGTGCTCCGGCCGATGCCCTCGGGGCCGGTGAGCAGGACACCGCCGCCGCCCTCCAGGTGGGCGCGGGCCGCGTGGCGCAGGGCGTCCCGGCCCGAGGTGCGGGAGCCCGGGGTGCGGGAGCCCGGGGTACGGGAGTCGGCGGTACGGAGACGGTCGGTTCTGGAGCGGGTCATCGGGGGCCCCTCTGCGCGCAGCCTTCTTCCCCGCTGCCCGTGCAGCAGGGCCCGCCCATGACCGACCGAATGTAGGGCCGGGCGGGGGCGGGGTCAACGGTGCACTCCCGGACGCGGGTTGACCGGTCACGGCGCGGCGGGGCACGCGCCGTGACCGGTGGTCCGGTGTCAGGTGCTCAGGTGCTCAGGTGCTCAGGGGGTCAGCAGGGGCCGCTGTCCGTCCAGACGGCCCAGGAGCCCGGGGCGCCCGGCTCCGCTCCGGTCGAGTACCACTGCGAGGTGTAGGTGTGGCCGTTGTAGGAGACCTGGTCGCCCGGCGTGTAGCCGGTGGTCGCGTTCCAGGCGGGCAGGTCGCCGCAGCCCTCGGGCGGGTTGCCGCCGCCCGTGACGGTCCAGGTGAAGGCCGCCGTGCCCGTGGCGCCGGCGGGGTTCTTCGCGGTGACGGTCACGGCGGAGGTGCCGGCGGTGGTCGGGGTGCCGGTGACGCGGCCGGTGGAGGAGCTGATCGACAGGCCCGCGGGCAGGCCGCTCGCGCTGTAGGTGAGGGCCTGGCCGCCCGGGTCGCTCGCCTGGATCTGCACGCTGACGGCGGTGCCGACGGCGCTCGTCTGGTTGCCGGGGTTGGTCACCGAAGGCGAACCGGGCTGGCTGCCGCAGGTGCCGGGGACCGGGTCCGCCCCGGTGACGCTGACCGCCGCCCAGGCCGCGTCGATGGTGTTGTACTCGGTGCAGTGGGCGCCGTAGAGGTCGGCCGCCGCCTTCAGCGAGTCGATGCGGGCCTGGTGGTAGTTCTCCCGGCTGTTGGCGTACGAGGCCAGCGCCTTGAACCAGATCTTGCCGGCCTTGTCGTTGCCGATCCCGTTGACCGTGGAGTTGTTGCAGGTCGGGCTGTTGCCGTAGCCGTGGTTGCCGCTGCCGACGGCCGCCAGGAAGAACCAGTGGTTCAGCGGGCCCATCGAGTAGTGCGGGTCGAGGCTGCCGTTGTTGCTGTTCCAGCAGTCGGGCGACGCGCCGTCCAGCGAGGGCTGGTTCATCCAGCGCAGCGGCTGGTTGTTGCCGCTGATGTTGATCAGCTCGCCCATGGTGTAGTCGGGCTTGTCGACCGGGCTGTTGGCGTAGAACTCCACCAGTGTGCCGAAGATGTCGCTGGTGCCCTCGTTCATCCCGCCGGTCTCACCGGTCTCGTCCCAGCCGGTGAGCGCGCCGCTCACGCCGTGCGCCATCTCGTGCCCGGCGACGTCGAGTTCGACCAGCGGGCGCTGGTTGCCCTGGCCGTCCCCGTACGTCATCTGGCTGCCGTCCCAGAAGGCGTTCACGTACGCGTTGCCGTAGTGGGTCCGCGAGGGCACGCCCCGGCCGTCGCCGAAGATGCCGTTGCGGCCGTGGGCGGTCTTGAAGTAGTCGAACGTCATCGCCGCCCCGTAGTGGGCGTCGGCGCCGGCCGACGCGGGGTCGCTCGCGGAGCCGTTGCCGAAGGTGCCGGTGGAGCTGGTGAAGACGGAACCGGTGCCGCTGGTCGCGTGGTTGAGGTTGGTCGTGTAGCCGTTGCCGTGCGACGGGTCCTGGAGGGCATACCCACCGCCGGTCTGCGTGACGTCGAGCGACACCTGCCCGCTGTAGATCGTGCGGCCGGTGCCCGCGGTGGCGGCGGCCACCGCGACGGCCGGGGCCTTCGCCGCGGTGGCCGTACGGGCCGGGGCGGCGTCACCGGCGGCCGCGAAGGTGCTCACCTCGTCGCTGGTGCGGACGACCTCGCCGGAGCGCGCGTCCACCAGGACGTGCAGCCGGCTCGGGGTCTGGTCGGCGCGCACCCCGCTGACCACGGTCTCCCAGACCAGGGTGGCGTCGTCGTCGTTCAGCTGGACGGCCAGACGCGGCGCGGAGACCGAGTCGACCGAGCCCCGGAACGCCTTCTTCGACAGCTGGGAGGCGCGGGGCGCGGTGAGCTCGGGGGTGGTGGACACCGCGGGCGTGGCCCGCGCCGCCGTGGTCAGCGACTCGTAGGCGCCGTCCTGCTTCAGCCGTACGACGACATCGCCGCCGTAGGCGGGCAGGCCCTTGTACGTCCGGTCGAACCGTACGGAGGCGGAGCCGTCCCGGTCGACCACCAGGTTCCGGACGGTGAAGGAGTCGGAGCCGCTGCGGTGGGCGGCCTGCCCGTGGGCCGCCAGGGCCTTCTTCGCGTCGGCCTCCACGTCCTTGCGGACGGCGGCCGAGGGCTGCGTCGTGTACGGGGCCGGGGCGAAGGCGTGGGGGCCCGCGGTCGGGGAGGGGACGGCGGGTGACGGGGCGGCCGTCGCCCCGGGCAGGGCGATGGCGGAGGCACACGCACAGGCCACAGTGGCCGTCAGAAGCCTCGCGGCTCTTCGTATGTACATAGGAACGGGGGTGTCCTTTCACCTCGTACAGGGGAGTCCGGCCGCCGGCCCGCGGGGTGTTGGGGGCGGTGGCGCGGTGGGCA comes from Streptomyces sp. Mut1 and encodes:
- a CDS encoding toll/interleukin-1 receptor domain-containing protein, which produces MPDVFVNYRTGDEESAATLIDRELARRFGRERVFFASNSIEPGHRYPAELVKAVEECQALLAVIGPRWAEVRGADGRPALEARQDWTRREIETALDRGVLVIPVLVGKATRIDPAVLPEDLRELADCQYRRFDHRNAESDLAAIGDALARLLPELGEEDRDARAARERAEAKSRKKSAKDRGRVRMQARDMEQRVRGGIGNLNGDLGTFVNEPQGPVNTGRGPQYNAPHFEGDNTGVQFTAGDNSGTVHQRFERERRRSDDER
- a CDS encoding helix-turn-helix domain-containing protein — its product is MTSTPSHFGPELRRLRQEAGLSLADFAMALNYDKGHLSKVERGGRTASSELARRCDAFLGAKGELERLAARPDSAPDTAEAPAPSLWQVGRRAVLAAGTGSLIDLGLKGGGQPHSAAGPLLLSFRAQFDQLRQLGQSTAPKLLLPLLETQTRTVAGLAAGSPSATRTPALLLASRFAEFTGWMAQEAGDTGAALGWTGEAAELARAGGDPYLGSYALVRRALVTLYDGDAATTVTLARRAQRDDLPPRIRGLAAQREAQGHALVGEERDCLRSLDRARELLAGDDVRDSAGPVIGTTHVNDPAAMTTGWCLHDLGRPKAAAEILDRECHRLPAHALRTRARYGFRRSLAHAASGEVEHACTIAGELLGVMPAVPSATVNSDVRRLARELHRFRSSRAVRDLQPALARVLAPAQD
- a CDS encoding lytic polysaccharide monooxygenase, whose translation is MNAKRRLALVIGAGVAPLLAVALPAATASAHGYVSNPPSRQAQCASGVVDCGQIKYEPQSVEGPKGLMSCSGGNAQFAELDNDNKGWKATSVGSSTDFSWTLTARHATSTWQYYIGNSKIAEFNDNGAQPGATKTHHVNFGSFSGRQKVLAVWNISDTANAFYACIDVQIGGGGENPGGGDDGDPGDCATAAWDAGRVYNGGDTVSYNGHTWRAKWWVQGDQPGTTGEWGVWEDLGVC
- a CDS encoding AAA family ATPase — encoded protein: MTRSRTDRLRTADSRTPGSRTPGSRTSGRDALRHAARAHLEGGGGVLLTGPEGIGRSTTVTQLADEFAARGHRVLRCAPASSDRDSPFLGLIDLLATAGDAPLAGLAAQERALLEGALLRRTPPAGADPTTGRDALVLRIAVRKVLAALAGTGPLLVVVDDAQWLDEPTARVLLFLARRSVPGYAVLAALRTPLAPSDEVPRPDRATAPELCPQPLRTLPLEPLTVREIAEVLDAHGEGPWPPRLTARLHEAGAGNPRTALELSAALHAAVSSGAPLPDSSEPLPVPESLSRPLLERVEALPARAQQMLLTASAAVRPTVELLRRAGCRYADADVDTCVRHGLLRARDHGTLGFPDPLTPLVLAARAPYALRMDAHRALAGAADDPVERAHHLARLTAGPDPAVADRLVEAAAAARRRGAPGTAARFGRLAAQYTPADGTPTGIGRRLTAAEDGLDAGDFGFARQLAYEVLREAVRPADRVRAWNVVVDSSGQAMSEVADVFPEAVRDAGRDPGLLAPLHYRMSWHAWMVGGSARRARDHAARAAGLAARAGDRRTEVLALTQQAALELFLGLPEAESTLTAALAAPHDAYAMSHHNGPIYLKHRFHLVHDQLEEARAELRTLVYTLRQRGSADCLSQCLIGLAQLEIQRGRCRQGLSMARQSLRIAERAGLSQGPAWYAVALAETAGGSLSQGLAAAEAARRHSEDDDDRLFLPRALHAEGRIRLFSGQYGQAAQLLRRTAEMESAQGQGDPATRRWHADLVEALARSGAVDEAESVGDRARAQAARLGRTGTLAALDRAAATVAEERGRLGAAAAGYEDAAGRLRAAGYPLEEARAHVALGRVRRRLGDEGASRAAFAQALRIFTAAGARAWVAGVRTERDRGEEASFPHLEGNAWPERLSSTERSVVTRVAQGATNREIAAGLTLSVKTVEAALTRAYRKLGAKSRVEITRIVMARPAT
- a CDS encoding M4 family metallopeptidase is translated as MYIRRAARLLTATVACACASAIALPGATAAPSPAVPSPTAGPHAFAPAPYTTQPSAAVRKDVEADAKKALAAHGQAAHRSGSDSFTVRNLVVDRDGSASVRFDRTYKGLPAYGGDVVVRLKQDGAYESLTTAARATPAVSTTPELTAPRASQLSKKAFRGSVDSVSAPRLAVQLNDDDATLVWETVVSGVRADQTPSRLHVLVDARSGEVVRTSDEVSTFAAAGDAAPARTATAAKAPAVAVAAATAGTGRTIYSGQVSLDVTQTGGGYALQDPSHGNGYTTNLNHATSGTGSVFTSSTGTFGNGSASDPASAGADAHYGAAMTFDYFKTAHGRNGIFGDGRGVPSRTHYGNAYVNAFWDGSQMTYGDGQGNQRPLVELDVAGHEMAHGVSGALTGWDETGETGGMNEGTSDIFGTLVEFYANSPVDKPDYTMGELINISGNNQPLRWMNQPSLDGASPDCWNSNNGSLDPHYSMGPLNHWFFLAAVGSGNHGYGNSPTCNNSTVNGIGNDKAGKIWFKALASYANSRENYHQARIDSLKAAADLYGAHCTEYNTIDAAWAAVSVTGADPVPGTCGSQPGSPSVTNPGNQTSAVGTAVSVQIQASDPGGQALTYSASGLPAGLSISSSTGRVTGTPTTAGTSAVTVTAKNPAGATGTAAFTWTVTGGGNPPEGCGDLPAWNATTGYTPGDQVSYNGHTYTSQWYSTGAEPGAPGSWAVWTDSGPC